One window of the Mytilus galloprovincialis chromosome 14, xbMytGall1.hap1.1, whole genome shotgun sequence genome contains the following:
- the LOC143058041 gene encoding uncharacterized protein LOC143058041: protein MADKIPTLFELFQHNIRDQQRIVIPMEADIEDCTSQWTRNTLNTLDIDSILTKSFNPMDLISFAFSVNDPKILSRVERCKTAIAKHSIIGFDTNCHVLDADEVENIEPCAAFEMMVADFKNRHYYDISKWNIQPPHCDDKLDIQLYQKFQVHGELFAQQLINISMIREKQEITERMYQSLFQEFAAMFGLTSLSSSVLRAANIEIGNTTVTSLPDLIFPDVTHTDKDDERLKILALCKVTKDFRRREELFPVDQDNNRKRKKREDKEKVIQHLDEVLQGQHGGELLVHFPLSENNGLLGIIVQKTHITFSYFQCNKIQFEEVKSRDRHINKPVIYYSRPYNYLKAADREELIRPLLTLGFIQHYPCCISRREPYIETVD from the exons ATGGCAGACAAAATCCCAACTTTATTTGAACTATTTCAGCACAATATCAGGGACCAACAAAGAATTGTCATACCAATGGAAGCAGATATTGAGGACTGCACTTCACAATGGACCCGAAATACTCTAAATACGTTGGACATTGACAGCATTCTTACAAAATCATTTAATCCTATGGATTTGATCTCCTTTGCTTTTAGTGTAAACGATCCTAAAATTTTAAGTCGCGTTGAACGTTGTAAAACGGCAATAGCAAAACATAGCATAATAGGATTTGATACTAATTGTCATGTATTAGATGCTGATGAAGTTGAAAATATTGAACCCTGTGCAGCTTTTGAAATGATGGTAGCTGATtttaaaaatcgtcattattatgATATAAGTAAATGGAACATTCAGCCACCTCATTGTGATGACAAATTAGATATACAGTTATATCAAAA ATTTCAAGTTCATGGAGAATTATTTGCACAGCAACTGATCAACATTAGTATGATAAGAGAAAAACAAGAAATAACAGAAAGAATGTATCAAAGCTTGTTTCAAGAATTTGCTGCAATGTTTGGATTGACAAGTTT gAGTTCCTCTGTACTAAGAGCAGCAAATATTGAAATTGGGAATACTACAGTTACCTCCCTTCCAGACTTAATTTTCCCAGATGTCACTCATACAGATAAAGATGATGAAAGGTTAAAGATACTAGCCCTCTGTAAG GTTACAAAAGATTTTAGGAGAAGAGAAGAATTATTTCCTGTTGATCAGGATAATaacagaaagagaaaaaaaagagagGACAAAGAGAAAGTTATACAGCATCTAGATGAAGTGTTACAAGGACAGCATGGTGGGGAACTCTTAGTTCATTTCCCACTGTCTGAGAATAATGGTCTTCTTGGAATTATTGTTCAGAAGACACAT ATAACATTTTCCTATTTCCAATGCAACAAGATACAGTTTGAGGAAGTGAAATCAAGAGACCGTCACATAAACAAACCAGTTATTTACTATAGCAGACCATATAATTACTTGAAGGCAGCAGATCGAGAGGAGCTAATAAGACCTTTGTTAACATTGGGGTTCATCCAGCATTATCCATGTTGTATCAGTAGGAGGGAACCATATATTGAGACTGTTGATTAA